A window from Physeter macrocephalus isolate SW-GA chromosome 11, ASM283717v5, whole genome shotgun sequence encodes these proteins:
- the GMFB gene encoding glia maturation factor beta isoform X2 — MKIDKDKRLVVLDEELEGVSPDELKDELPERQPRFIVYSYKYQHDDGRVSYPLCFIFSSPVGCKPEQQMMYAGSKNKLVQTAELTKVFEIRNTEDLTEEWLREKLGFFH; from the exons tgaaaattGATAAGGATAAACGCCTGGTGGTGCTGGATGAAGAGCTTGAG GGCGTTTCACCAGATGAACTTAAAGATGAACTACCTGAACGACAACCTCG CTTCATTGTATATAGTTATAAGTATCAACATGATGATGGAAGAGTTTCATACCCtctgtgctttattttctccAGTCCCGTTG GATGTAAGCCTGAACAACAGATGATGTATGCTGGGAGTAAGAATAAGCTAGTCCAAACAGCTGAACTCACCAAG gtatttgaaataagaaatacTGAAGACCTAACTGAAGAATGGTTACGTGAGAAACTTGGATTTTTCCACTAA